TGCTTATTCATTTAGCAATATTGATTTGTTATTGTTGCCCATTAAAACAGATTATAGCTGTACCGCCTATGAGGAATCTTGAGTTCagcataaacatttttttaaacaataatctccAACAGCATCAGTCATTTTATATTAAGTTGGTTTGTTCTCAGTGGAATACCTGAGGGAAAAAAGCGTTGAtaatatcttaaagggttagttcaccaaaaacgaaggtcttgcagatgtggaacgaaatgaggatgagtaataaatgactgactaaccctttaaggggaTGCCTACATTAGGgcttttaaagtattttacatCTCAATATCACTTTCATGTGTTACATCTCCCTAAAGTGTATTATGGACACCAAATGGATGAGTTGAAATGGATTACTCTATATGAATGCTTTCCTGTCCATTACTGTTTTATGCAATCCCTGAATACTAAAAGCATCCTCCAGAGCTGTGATAAACACTGACTGCATTTTAATGACTGTTTCTTTTCCAAACAATATGATGGATCCCTAATTAATGCAGCTAAACATGTCTAAAGTGCATCTCTTTGTCCATTATTGTCTTGTAATATGTAAAATTACTTTTGCATTTCAGTAAGCTTATTTCTTTTGTCTTAAACTCTGAATTGTGTGGTGTTTATCAAGTTAATGCTAACTCAATGTGTCTTCATTTGTTAGGGTCAAAATGGGGCTGTTTTGCAAGCTTGTTCTGCTCATTTTGGTTCTGTTGGCAGTGCTACACAATTCATCAGGCGGAAAGAAAGGGTTTGGGGGCAAGAGCACCCCTTCCAAGAAGCCATCCGATAAGCCATCACAGGGGACCAAGACCCAACCTAACTACCCCAGACAACCCTCCCATCCTGGTGCTGGAAGTAACCCAGGCTACCCTAACCAATATCCTGGTAGAGGCGGCTCCAATCCAGGAGGGTATCCCAACCAGAATCCTGGATTTTACCCAGTGAGAACTGCAGGGCAACCTGGAGGATACCCAGGAGGACATCCTTCCATTGGAGGGGGATATCCCAACTGGAACCCCAACAATAAGATTCTCAGTCCACGTTATGGAGGCTCGTTTGGAGGTGGTGGGTTTGGCATGGGGGGTTCCCCTTTCTCCCAAACAGTGAGAGGCATGGGCTATGGTCCTTCTGTACAATCCAAAGGTTTTGCAAAAAAGGCAATGCTAGCTGCAGGTGTTGGGGCAATGGCAGGAACGGCTGTAGGCTATGGAATCGGAAACTTTCCACGCCCTAACTTCCAATTCCGTAGCCCCCAGGAGGAACGCCACTACAATAACTATATGTACCAACATCATGGTACTCATTCTAAAGGAGGAAATAACAAAAGAGGACCCAGCTACACATCAAAGCTGCCACCCCAGGCTCAGTCATATGACCAATTCATGAACATATGCATGAAGCAAAGTGATGTTTTAAAAGAGCAAAACATGAAAGATTCTGCAGTCCGCAACAACATTCAAAGAGATGAGCCACTGACTGATTATCTAAGTATGAATGAAGACTACTTAGAGAAAGGTGAACTAGAGAAGAATGACACTGCATCCCCTACAACTGTTATAGATTATCCAAAGAATGCTGGGATTCATAATGATGAGGATGATGACACAGTGAGTATCATAGAGATCGGCTATCCAGCACTTATTGAGCAGATGAAAACTCGTAAGTGTGTTGAGCAGTACTTGGTTTACTCTGAGAGCTTCCCGGAGaagcagaaagaaaaaaatttcGGTAATGGACACAGTGTCTCTGGGGTTCTTCTGTTTCTCACTACTTCCTTTATGCTTTTTAGAGGAACTTAGCTTTCCCTTCCCTTAACTTACCCTTCCTTTCCACTCTCCATAGGAATCCAAAGATGAagttaaattttaaatgttgtgTATAATGTTTTGACTGAAAGTTTCTCTTTTCTGCTCAAAATCTGACATGACTCCTCTCCCCCCACTGCCTATTTAAATGTATAGTATcagaaaaatataatgtatattggTCATATTCATTTTATGAAtgaattttgttataaaatcagtgtataatatactataataataatatactattattattattattcctggAAAATAAACCTGAAATTTGataaaatgttaactgatgcatttatttatttgtctgactatcaccagaccaagctcaatttaaaattgaacattggtctggggagtttgctatactttctactgcacaagaggcgtgatcaacgagcattattcacgcaattggatagtccttcaaccaatcagatcaacgatccgggtgacgtactttgcagagcgatgcgaaaactccagacaggtttagtttgtattggtttgtagcattgatcaacGGTTTGCAGAAGcggcaatggcatcgagcgatttttgcaggttgtgcaaaaaaaaaaacatgaaagtgagtggtatttacacccccTCGAGCAaattgtttgctaaactaaagaagtcattcagcatcgtcgagaggttaaaaggaattggattgacggtcgtgcttgccgtcgcttctctatcgtcatcgtgttataggctacccgccaatagcgagcaaggtggataagccagtctgtgattggttcccgcaaaagtgtaacagaagcagtagaaatgaatgtacgggtttccagactgagttgccgggcaaaatcaaatctatttatttataggAATTTAATGTTATAGATCTCTTTATTTATTAACCATATTTCctctattttttaaaataaaatgcaaactgattattttgtcttgattatttaataGTAGTAGCCTAGTAATTATTACAGTTCACATCTTTTATTAATTCTCTCTAAATGTTCTTTCCCTCAAGAGCATTCGGTGTAAATTGAACTACAGTATGAGAACAAATATTCatgttttcaatattttataGATCAAACAATGGCTGGTTTGTTTAAAAGCCATTGGAGCAAAATGAAGACCATTTCCATGGTAACATCACAGGGCAGACTGTGGCCTTCACATATGGCATGTTGCTAGGAGACCAGGCCATTCAGAGAACAAACATCATGATTAGGAGAAAGCAAACAAAGTGGATGGGAATAAGCAGActcaattatttattcatttcaacTGCAAAAAGAGCACAAGGACCAAACAGTGACATG
This genomic stretch from Megalobrama amblycephala isolate DHTTF-2021 linkage group LG2, ASM1881202v1, whole genome shotgun sequence harbors:
- the prnpb gene encoding prion protein b, whose translation is MGLFCKLVLLILVLLAVLHNSSGGKKGFGGKSTPSKKPSDKPSQGTKTQPNYPRQPSHPGAGSNPGYPNQYPGRGGSNPGGYPNQNPGFYPVRTAGQPGGYPGGHPSIGGGYPNWNPNNKILSPRYGGSFGGGGFGMGGSPFSQTVRGMGYGPSVQSKGFAKKAMLAAGVGAMAGTAVGYGIGNFPRPNFQFRSPQEERHYNNYMYQHHGTHSKGGNNKRGPSYTSKLPPQAQSYDQFMNICMKQSDVLKEQNMKDSAVRNNIQRDEPLTDYLSMNEDYLEKGELEKNDTASPTTVIDYPKNAGIHNDEDDDTVSIIEIGYPALIEQMKTRKCVEQYLVYSESFPEKQKEKNFGNGHSVSGVLLFLTTSFMLFRGT